The Cydia amplana chromosome 19, ilCydAmpl1.1, whole genome shotgun sequence genome includes a window with the following:
- the LOC134657214 gene encoding uncharacterized protein LOC134657214, which translates to MSVIIRLQNLPWSANALDIRNYFRGLSIPEGGVHIVGGELGDAFIAFSTDEDARQAMMLDCGKIKEIQVKLHLSSRSEMHKVIEQARQTVPILTLTAPAPAPPPAPALPAPVTVTPTITPFSAALGNSMSGFGIPGIGNPNEIPQPAVIEPPAPLVSPTEILDEDDRTERKRSKEKDKRRSRTRSRSRDRDRKDRKRDRRDRSRSRDRRRNRDRSRSRDRRDRKRDRKDRSRSRDRSDRSSPRRSHDRRNVRKSPDKTINLVDDTPAPPPAPMFGNANPVNPNMQQVMNNAIASMQGSPNAMDSPVNRFSDPTINDAYNKLSELGKKRNPNAFQGEQNGGNRFGGGRGGGPRGGSTFRREGRSRFENDQQNTTPDCCVAIRNAPNHTSYGDVRRFFPFLIDKHGIKMINDNTGRRTGNIFVRFCDPRSKQLALQRKNNELKGETVVVEALDDDTYESAMDSYMPFRDGNAAEETQPRMPPPQQAPICTVLRLSELPNFVKEHDIIKTFSDFSLLSIMLNDCRMTRTKTAFVQFAKPEDARMAIDRRNSYAFGKRLPIITPVTDEEYEKEKSIQSDKIDFPSRDEPPPMEPVEERGPRDPRQRRFEGPQPQQPAQGQQPVPFFTPPFVQQQQPFAGNFPPNPQFGGFPGNGAMDPRTAAANWANRPGFPNQMQPQITQGPDIEDELDCVLMKGLPCDATDRTIVTFLSDTGAVPARIHLMLDPAGVPSGDCFCEFRTASEARRAASKHGHNLDGCRVTVDLVPRGVVEEALEGPKQPDHRDGLMDNGPHGNGPPQFFDGPRGAKRGGFRGRGFDRGGFDRGFDRGGFDRGGFNRGGFDQGRGWNDRGRGGFDRGRGRGGFDRGGGFDRGLGRGRGRGGFENGGRDSRDMREDDDSALEDFGAPGCVLSLENVPFRASVDDILNFFGEFELTQDDVIRRYNERGQPTGDARVAFRTPFDAQRALNTRHMGTIQDRRVSLSLL; encoded by the coding sequence TACGGACGAGGATGCCCGCCAAGCGATGATGCTCGACTGCGGGAAAATAAAGGAAATCCAGGTCAAACTGCATCTGAGCTCCCGCTCCGAGATGCACAAGGTCATCGAGCAAGCGAGACAGACGGTGCCGATCCTCACGCTCACGGCGCCcgcccccgcgccgccgccggccccCGCCCTCCCCGCGCCCGTCACCGTCACCCCCACCATCACCCCCTTCTCAGCCGCTCTAGGCAACTCCATGTCAGGCTTCGGCATCCCCGGAATAGGCAACCCTAACGAGATCCCGCAACCCGCTGTCATTGAACCCCCCGCGCCGCTTGTAAGCCCTACTGAAATTCTAGATGAAGACGACAGGACGGAAAGGAAACGCAGCAAGGAGAAGGATAAACGGCGTTCGCGAACGCGATCCAGGTCACGTGATAGGGATCGGAAGGACCGGAAACGGGATAGGCGCGACCGATCGCGCTCGCGCGACAGACGCCGTAATAGAGATCGCAGCCGCAGTCGCGATAGACGAGATCGCAAACGGGACAGGAAAGACCGCAGCCGATCGCGAGACCGCTCTGACAGGTCCTCGCCTCGCCGCTCCCATGACCGTCGCAACGTTCGCAAGTCTCCCGATAAGACGATCAATCTTGTTGACGATacccccgcgccgccgccggcgccgaTGTTCGGCAATGCGAACCCGGTCAATCCAAACATGCAGCAAGTCATGAACAACGCCATCGCTTCCATGCAGGGATCGCCCAACGCGATGGATTCGCCGGTAAACAGATTCAGTGATCCCACTATCAATGACGCTTACAACAAACTGAGCGAACTGGGTAAAAAGCGTAATCCTAACGCCTTCCAGGGTGAGCAGAATGGAGGAAACAGATTTGGAGGCGGGAGAGGCGGTGGACCTCGAGGTGGCAGTACTTTTAGGCGAGAGGGTCGCTCTCGCTTTGAAAACGATCAACAAAACACTACACCAGACTGTTGCGTGGCCATAAGAAACGCGCCCAACCATACCAGCTACGGAGACGTCCGTCGCTTCTTCCCATTCCTCATCGACAAGCACGGAATCAAGATGATCAACGACAACACCGGCCGCCGCACCGGCAACATCTTCGTGAGATTCTGCGATCCTCGCTCTAAGCAGCTCGCTTTACAACGGAAGAATAACGAGTTGAAGGGCGAGACGGTCGTAGTAGAAGCGTTAGATGATGACACTTATGAGAGCGCAATGGACTCGTACATGCCATTCCGAGATGGTAACGCTGCCGAAGAGACCCAACCGCGCATGCCTCCCCCACAACAAGCCCCCATTTGTACCGTTCTGCGTCTCTCAGAGCTTCCGAACTTTGTCAAAGAACACGACATCATTAAAACCTTCAGCGATTTCTCTCTACTTTCCATCATGCTCAACGACTGCCGCATGACCAGAACTAAGACCGCCTTTGTCCAGTTTGCAAAACCCGAGGACGCGAGAATGGCCATTGACAGGCGGAACAGTTACGCATTCGGAAAGAGGCTGCCTATTATTACGCCTGTCACTGACGAAGAGTATGAGAAAGAGAAGTCTATTCAGAGTGATAAGATTGATTTTCCGAGTCGGGACGAGCCGCCGCCGATGGAGCCGGTGGAAGAGCGAGGGCCGAGAGACCCGCGCCAGCGGAGATTCGAGGGCCCCCAGCCCCAGCAGCCCGCTCAAGGCCAACAGCCGGTACCCTTCTTTACGCCGCCCTTCGTTCAGCAGCAACAACCCTTCGCTGGCAACTTCCCTCCGAACCCGCAGTTCGGCGGATTCCCTGGGAATGGCGCCATGGACCCGCGCACCGCCGCCGCCAACTGGGCCAATCGTCCCGGCTTCCCTAACCAGATGCAGCCTCAGATAACGCAAGGACCCGACATAGAAGACGAACTTGACTGCGTGCTTATGAAGGGTCTACCATGTGATGCAACAGACCGTACTATAGTAACGTTCTTGTCTGACACGGGCGCGGTACCGGCCCGAATCCATCTCATGCTAGATCCCGCCGGCGTCCCATCGGGCGATTGCTTCTGCGAATTTCGTACGGCAAGTGAAGCGCGTCGAGCGGCTTCTAAACACGGACATAATCTCGACGGCTGCAGAGTTACTGTCGATTTAGTGCCACGCGGCGTCGTAGAGGAAGCTCTAGAGGGGCCTAAGCAGCCTGATCATAGAGACGGGCTCATGGATAACGGTCCGCATGGAAACGGTCCTCCGCAGTTCTTCGACGGTCCGCGCGGCGCCAAGCGCGGGGGATTCCGCGGCAGAGGATTCGATCGCGGCGGCTTCGACCGTGGCTTTGACCGCGGCGGTTTCGATCGTGGCGGTTTCAACAGGGGAGGTTTCGACCAGGGCAGGGGCTGGAACGACCGCGGGCGCGGTGGTTTCGACCGTGGGCGCGGCCGCGGCGGTTTCGACCGGGGCGGCGGTTTCGACCGGGGCCTCGGTCGCGGCAGAGGTCGAGGGGGCTTCGAGAACGGCGGCCGCGACTCGCGCGACATGCGCGAGGATGACGATTCTGCGCTGGAGGACTTCGGCGCCCCGGGCTGCGTATTGTCTTTAGAGAACGTCCCGTTCCGCGCTTCAGTCGACGATATCCTCAACTTCTTCGGCGAGTTCGAGCTCACTCAAGATGACGTGATAAGACGTTACAACGAGCGCGGTCAACCGACGGGCGACGCGAGGGTCGCCTTCCGTACGCCGTTTGACGCTCAGCGCGCGCTAAACACCCGCCACATGGGAACCATCCAGGACCGGAGGGTTAGTTTGTCGCTTCTCTAG